A genomic segment from Salmo trutta chromosome 38, fSalTru1.1, whole genome shotgun sequence encodes:
- the LOC115178437 gene encoding zinc finger protein 383-like, protein MQLSHLKDHKRIHTGEKPFQCSQCGKSFTHLGYLKSHARRHPGEKPFHCSQCGKRFSMSSNLKKHERIHSVEKPFHCSQCEKSFTQLGQLEKHKRIHTGEKPYLCSHCGKSFTQSGTLKSHERTHSVEKLFQCSQCGKAFAQSGTLKSHERTHSVEKPFQCAQCGKGFTQMGSLKKHDRTHTGEKPFQCSQCGKGFTQIGSLKGHERTQHIHGRSLITAPSVKIILIYPVRAPERT, encoded by the coding sequence atgCAGTTATCGCATCTGAAAGAtcataagagaatacacacaggagaaaaacctttccaatgctctcagtgtggaaagagttttacccatttAGGGTATCTGAAATCACATGCGAGGAGGCACCCAGGTGaaaagcctttccactgctcccagtgtggaaagagattctCCATGTCAAGTAACCTGAAAAAACACGAGAGAATACACTCAGtagagaagcctttccactgttcccagtgtgaaaagagttttacaCAGTTAGGGCAACTGGAAAAACATAaaagaatacacactggagagaagccctaCCTCTGCTCCCATTGTGGTAAGAGTTTTACCCAATCAGGTACcttgaaatcacatgagagaacacACTCTGTAGAGAAGCTTTtccaatgctctcagtgtggaaaggcgTTTGCCCAATCAGGtaccctgaaatcacatgagagaacacactctgtagaaaagcctttccaatgcgctcagtgtggaaagggttttacccaGATGGGGAGCCTGAAAAAGCatgatagaacacacacaggggagaagcctttccaatgctctcagtgtggaaaagGTTTTACCCAGATAGGGAGCCTGAAAGGTCATGAAAGAACACAACACATACACGgaagaagccttatcactgcccCCAGTGTGAAAATTATTCTAATTTATCCAGTTAGGGCACCTGAAAGAACATAA